A window from Theobroma cacao cultivar B97-61/B2 chromosome 3, Criollo_cocoa_genome_V2, whole genome shotgun sequence encodes these proteins:
- the LOC18605822 gene encoding MAG2-interacting protein 2 yields MEESVREVLYEARHHASRSFTSNYPPLPLQQSNEADKGGFLSFLSVRGVRQLKERWTGYKNPKKMKKPVSLFISPKGDRVAVAAGNQVTILRREDDYQEPCGIFTSSSLVSCTCGAWSESHDILGVIDDADVIYFIKANGEEITKITKRHLKVSSTIIGLIAQDASDVQQSFLCSFTVLTSDGAFHHIEISQEPSASISSTNNSGLALKRQFPQNVFCFDYYPDLSLLVVVGSAVGSSITATGKSGSCYLSLWRKREDLVLEPLASTQFDGLYCEQKDYAGHLAYPKVLISAHGDYIAALDMNGCLHIFELDKESCSVTNFSFGGRANSQVTDKLLNGCSEILIDIVDFTWWSDHILTLAKRRGFVTMLDILSGLTLIEDEPVYSMPVLERVQQFKGYLFLLETLSSDDRFGLSNSNRRTSHREQTSEDGSNQSDISRLRWSLISFSERSVPEMYKILIGNSKHQAALDFADRHGLDRDEVLKSQWLCSGQGINDINTFLSNIEDKVFVLSECVDKVGPTEEAVKALLAYGLQLTNQYKFSESNNQECGEIWDFRVARLQLLQFSDRLETFLGINMGRFSMQEYKKFRVMPMNEAAVTLAENGKIGALNLLFKRHPYSLAFFMLDILASIPETFPVQTYVQLLPGRSPSASVALREEDWVECDKMVSFINKLPENHEIGTQIRTEPVVKRLLGSFWPSTDELAVWYKHRAREIDSCSGLLDNCLCLVGFACQKGIYELKQFHEDISYLHQLVYADESDGDLSTSISLVAWEQLSDYEKFRTMLHGCKEENVVESLRNKAIPFMRKRSHSVTLGTQEQVADGHSLENHTMGESFLVRWLKEISLANKLDVCSMVIEEGCKELQSSGFFKDEVEVVDCALQCVYLFTVADRWSTMAAILSKLPHKQDSEICIGNLDQRCKVAEGHIEAGRLLAFYQVPKPMNFFLEAHSDEKGVKQIIRLILSKYVRRQPGRSDNEWANMWRDMLCLQEKAFPFLDLEYMLIEFCRGLLKAGKFSLARSYLKGTSSVALATEKAENLVVQAAREYFFSASSLHSSEIWKAKECLNLCPSSRNVKAEADIIDALTVKLPNLGVTLLPMQFRQIKDPMEIIKMAITSQAGAYLHVDELIEVAKLLGLSSLEEISAVEEAIAREAAVAGDLQLAFDLCLVLAKKGHGLVWDLCAAIARGPSLENMDISSRKQLLGFALSHCDEESIGELLHAWKDLDMQGQCETLMTMTGSNSPNFSVQGSSVISLPGYSIQDIVDLKNSSELVEGFNSVDQEIHFNSIKNTLSLVAKNLPVENGANWELLLQGNGKILTFAAIQLPWLLELTRKAEHGKNFTSGLIPGKQYVSVRTQAVITILSWLARNGFAPRDDLIASLAKSIIEPPVTEEEDVIGCSFLLNLVDAFSGVEVIEEQLRTRENYQETCSIMNVGMTYSILHNTGVDCEGPSQRRELLLRKFKERNKPLNSDDINKIDEVHSSFWRDWKLKLEEKKRVADHSRLLEQIIPGVETARFLSGDVSYVESVVFSLIESLKLEKKHILKDLLKLANTYGLNRAEVILRYLTSILVSEIWTNNDITAEISEIKGEILGYAAETIKTISLIVYPAVDGCNKQRLAYIYSLLSDCYKQIEQSKEPLPMILVDQPHAFAIGLSHYYKVIEEECRRISFVKDLNFKNITGLGGLNLQSFSSEVYAHTDEFSLEALSKMVMTLVSIYSDPVAEGLISWQDVHKHYVLRLLATLKDRVRTEFSTNNPENFQNITSDLEQIYDLSRKHIKLLEPSQALDIMKQYFTEIIPPHGAYENMPDNSTWQDCLIFLLNFWIRLTEEMQEFASSEISVENTRFHPNCLVSCLKVLMRLVMEDSVSPSQGWSTIIGYVNHGLIGDLSAVIFIFCRAMIFSGCGFGAISDVFVEALQHHATTPNAPADTEFQDLPHLYLNVLEPILQDLASGPQEHQKLYLLVSSLSNLEGDSEKLKKVRCAVWERIASFSEDLQLASHVRVYALELMQFITGTTMKGLSSELQLNVHPWVGWDDSLCGSNKTQSTSNEGLPEQTDTSSRFTSTLVALKSSQLMAAISPGIEITSDDLLNVETAVSCFLKLCEVANAAPHFNVLVAILEEWEGLFVIKTEEVASAVFSDAENIWSNDDWDEGWESFQEVEPSEKEKKEDLLLVHPLHECWIEILRSLVKASQFRDVLKLIDQSTTKSGGVLLDEGGARSLNDSVLGVDCFVALKMMLLLPYKGLQLESLSALENKLKQKGTSNMIGSDHEFLMLVLSSGVLSTVINKSSYVTVFSYSCYLVGNFSRQFQEAQLSKLGKKRSNERGNNEGDTLFLFARILFPMFISELVKSEQQVLAGFLVTKFMHTNVSLGLINIAEASLRRYLARQLHVLEHDKFAPEEMGSCETLKYTVSSLRGKLGNSLQSALSLLPRNESNR; encoded by the exons ATGGAGGAATCCGTACGTGAAGTGCTTTACGAAGCACGTCATCACGCCTCCAGGTCTTTCACTTCCAATTATCCTCCTCTTCCTCTTCAACAG TCAAATGAAGCTGATAAAGGCGGtttcttatcatttctttCCGTTCGAG GTGTAAGACAGCTTAAAGAGAGATGGACGGGATACAAGAATccgaagaaaatgaaaaaaccaGTGTCTTTATTTATATCCCCGAAAGGGGATCGTGTTGCTGTTGCTGCTGGAAATCAAGTAACAATTTTGCGGAGGGAAGATGATTACCAGGAGCCATGTGGCATTTTTACTA GTAGCAGCCTTGTTTCATGTACATGTGGAGCTTGGTCCGAATCTCATGATATTCTTGGAGTCATTGATGATGCTGatgtaatatattttattaaggcAAATGGTGAAGAGATAACAAAGATTACAAAGAGGCATCTAAAGGTATCTTCAACAATAATAGGACTGATTGCACAGGATGCTTCTGATGTACAACAATCTTTCTT GTGTAGCTTCACCGTTCTGACATCTGATGGAGCTTTTCATCATATTGAGATCAGTCAAGAGCCAAGTGCCTCTATTTCCTCCACAAACAATAGTGGCTTAGCTTTAAAAAGGCAATTTCCTCAGAATGTTTTCTGCTTTGACTATTATCCAGATCTTTCTTTGCTTGTTGTTGTTGGTAGTGCTGTCGGCAGCTCTATTACTGCTACTGGGAAATCTG GATCCTGTTATCTTTCTCTTTGGCGTAAACGTGAGGATTTGGTTTTGGAGCCATTAGCCTCTACTCAGTTTGATGGCCTTTACTGTGAACAAAAAGATTATGCAGGTCATCTGGCCTACCCGAAGGTGTTAATCTCAGCCCATGGTGATTATATTGCCGCTTTAGATATGAAtggatgtttgcatatttttgAGCTGGATAAAGAAAGCTGTTCAGTtacaaacttttcttttggaGGGAGAGCTAATTCTCAAGTGACTGATAAACTGTTAAATGGATGCTCAGAAATTTTAATTGACATTGTAGATTTTACTTGGTGGTCTGACCACATTCTCACTCTTGCAAAACGAAGGGGGTTTGTCACTATGCTTGACATCCTTAGTGGTCTGACACTAATAGAGGATGAACCTGTATATTCTATGCCTGTTTTAGAAAGGGTACAGCAGTTTAAAGGATATCTGTTTCTTTTAGAGACTTTATCATCTGATGATAGGTTTGGTTTATCTAATAGTAATAGAAGAACAAGTCATAGAGAGCAAACTTCTGAAGATGGATCCAATCAATCTGACATTTCTAGGTTGCGTTGGAGTTTGATATCATTTTCAGAGAGATCTGTTCCTGAAATGTATAAGATTCTAATTGGTAATTCCAAGCATCAGGCTGCCTTGGACTTTGCTGATCGTCATGGGTTGGATAGGGATGAAGTTCTGAAGTCACAGTGGTTATGTTCAGGCCAGGGAATAAATGACATAAATACATTTTTGTCAAACATTGAAGATAAAGTTTTTGTGCTTTCAGAATGTGTAGATAAAGTTGGACCAACAGAAGAAGCAGTGAAGGCTTTACTTGCATATGGCCTGCAGTTAACTAACCAGTACAAATTTTCTGAATCCAACAACCAAGAATGTGGTGAGATTTGGGATTTCCGTGTGGCTAGACTTCAGCTTTTGCAATTCAGTGATAGGTTGGAAACATTTCTTGGGATAAACATGGGCAG GTTTTCTATGCAGGAATATAAAAAATTCCGTGTTATGCCAATGAATGAAGCAGCTGTTACACTTgctgaaaatggaaaaatcgGGGCTTTAAACCTCCTTTTCAAGCGTCATCCTTATTCACTGGCTTTCTTCATGTTAGATATTTTGGCGTCTATTCCTGAAACATTTCCTGTGCAAACATATGTGCAGCTTCTTCCTGGGAGGTCTCCTTCTGCAAGTGTTGCTTTGAGGGAAGAAGATTGGGTTGAATGTGACAAGATGGTaagttttattaataaattaccTGAGAACCATGAGATTGGTACTCAAATTAGAACTGAACCTGTTGTCAAGCGGTTGCTAGGATCTTTTTGGCCTTCAACAGATGAACTTGCAGTTTGGTATAAGCATAGAGCTAGAGAAATTGATTCCTGCAGTGGGTTGCTAGACAACTGCCTCTGCTTGGTTGGCTTTGCTTGTCAGAAAGGTATCTACGAGTTGAAGCAGTTTCATGAGGATATCTCATACCTGCACCAGCTGGTTTATGCTGATGAGAGTGATGGTGATTTAAGTACCAGTATAAGTCTTGTTGCATGGGAACAATTATCTGACTATGAAAAATTTAGAACAATGCTTCATGGGTGCAAAGAGGAAAATGTGGTTGAATCATTGCGGAATAAGGCAATTCCATTTATGAGAAAAAGGTCCCACAGTGTCACCTTGGGTACCCAAGAGCAGGTTGCAGATGGCCATTCTTTGGAAAATCATACTATGGGTGAGTCATTTCTGGTTAGATGGCTGAAGGAGATTTCTTTGGCAAATAAATTAGATGTATGCTCGATGGTCATCGAGGAAGGGTGCAAGGAGCTCCAAAGCAGTGGCTTCTTCAAGGATGAGGTTGAAGTTGTAGATTGTGCTCTGCAATGCGTATATTTATTTACAGTTGCAGATAGGTGGAGTACCATGGCTGCAATATTGTCAAAGCTTCCACATAAGCAAG ATTCTGAAATATGTATTGGCAACCTTGATCAAAGATGCAAAGTGGCAGAAGGCCATATTGAAGCAGGGAGGCTTTTGGCGTTTTACCAG GTCCCAAAACCAATGAATTTTTTCTTAGAAGCCCATTCAGATGAAAAAGGTGTAAAACAGATTATTCGCCTCATACTTTCAAAATATGTTCGACGACAGCCTGGCCGATCAGATAATGAGTGGGCAAACATGTGGCGTGATATGCTGTGCTTGCAGGAGAAGgcctttccttttcttgacCTTGAATATATGTTAATTGAATTCTGCAGAGGACTGTTGAAAGCAGGGAAGTTTTCTCTTGCAAGAAGTTACTTAAAGGGTACAAGTTCAGTTGCTTTAGCAACAGAGAAAGCAGAAAATCTTGTTGTTCAAGCAGCAAGGGAGTATTTTTTCTCAGCTTCAAGTCTGCATTCCTCAGAA ATCTGGAAGGCAAAGGAATGTCTGAATTTATGTCCAAGTAGCAGAAATGTTAAAGCTGAGGCTGACATTATTGATGCACTTACTGTTAAACTTCCAAACCTTGGAGTGACTCTTCTACCTATGCAATTCAGGCAAATAAAAGATCCGATGGAGATTATTAAAATGGCCATCACAAGTCAAGCTGGAGCTTATCTACATGTTGATGAACTAATTGAGGTTGCCAAACTTCTTGGATTGAGCTCTTTGGAAGAAATCTCAGCTGTTGAGGAAGCTATTGCTAGAGAAGCTGCAGTTGCTGGTGATCTGCAGTTGGCCTTTGATCTCTGCCTTGTTCTGGCCAAAAAGGGTCATGGTCTTGTTTGGGATTTATGTGCTGCAATAGCAAGGGGTCCTTCTCTTGAGAATATGGATATAAGTTCTCGAAAACAGCTACTGGGTTTTGCTTTGAGCCATTGTGATGAGGAATCAATTGGTGAGCTGCTCCATGCATGGAAAGATTTAGACATGCAAGGGCAGTGTGAGACTTTGATGACGATGACAGGGTCAAACTCTCCGAATTTCTCAGTTCAAGGTTCATCGGTTATTTCACTTCCAGGCTACAGTATTCAAGATATAGTTGACTTGAAAAATTCCTCTGAACTGGTTGAAGGGTTTAACAGTGTTGATCAAGAAATTCATTTCAATAGTATTAAAAATACACTTTCTCTTGTCGCTAAAAACCTGCCTGTTGAGAATGGGGCTAATTGGGAGCTGCTTTTGCAAGGAAATGGAAAGATTTTAACTTTTGCTGCTATACAACTTCCATGGTTGCTTGAATTAACTAGAAAAGCGGAGCACGGTAAGAACTTTACTTCTGGCTTGATTCCTGGAAAGCAATATGTTAGTGTAAGAACACAAGCTGTGATAACTATTTTGTCCTGGTTGGCAAGGAATGGTTTTGCTCCCAGAGACGATCTGATTGCTTCTCTGGCAAAATCAATTATAGAACCACCAGTTACTGAAGAGGAAGATGTCATCGGTTGCTCCTTCCTGTTAAATCTTGTGGATGCTTTTAGTGGGGTAGAAGTAATTGAAGAGCAGCTAAGAACCAGGGAAAACTACCAAGAAACTTGTAGTATCATGAATGTGGGAATGACCTATAGCATATTACATAATACTGGAGTTGATTGTGAAGGTCCTTCTCAGAGGAGGGAGCTGCTCCTCAGGAAGTTTAAAGAGAGGAATAAGCCACTTAATTCTG ATGACATAAACAAGATCGATGAAGTACACTCCTCATTTTGGAGGGATTGGAAACTTAAATTAGAAGAGAAAAAGCGTGTAGCAGATCATTCTAGATTGTTAGAGCAAATAATTCCTGGGGTTGAAACTGCACGCTTTTTGTCTGGTGATGTCAGCTACGTTGAGAGTGTTGTTTTTTCTCTAATTGAGTCCTTAAAATTGGAGAAGAAGCACATTTTGAAGGATTTGTTGAAATTGGCCAATACCTATGGCTTGAACCGAGCTGAG GTAATACTTCGGTACTTAACTTCAATCCTTGTTTCTGAGATTTGGACCAATAATGATATCACGGCTGAGATCTCAGAAATTAAAGGAGAAATACTTGGTTATGCTGCTGAAACTATCAAAACCATATCCTTGATCGTATACCCTGCAGTTGATGGTTGCAATAAGCAGCGCCTTGCTTACATATATAGCCTCCTCTCTGACTGCTATAAGCAGATAGAGCAAAGCAAAGAACCTTTACCAATGATACTCGTAGATCAGCCACATGCATTTGCTATTGGGTTATCTCATTATTACAAGGTTATTGAGGAAGAATGTAGAAGAATTTCCTTTGTTAAGGACCTAAACTTCAAAAATATTACaggattaggtggtttgaatCTGCAGTCTTTCAGTAGTGAAGTCTATGCTCACACTGATGAATTTAGCTTAGAAGCTTTGTCTAAAATGGTAATGACTCTGGTCAGCATCTATAGTGATCCAGTGGCTGAGGGTCTCATATCATGGCAGGATGTCCACAAGCATTATGTGCTGCGTTTATTGGCAACTTTGAAGGATAGAGTTAGAACAGAGTTTAGCACTAACAACCCTGAAAACTTTCAGAATATAACCAGTGACCTTGAGCAGATCTATGACTTGTCTAGAAAGCATATCAAACTCTTGGAACCTTCACAGGCATTGGACATTATGAAGCAATATTTCACTGAAATCATACCTCCACATGGTGCTTATGAGAATATGCCTGACAACTCAACATGGCAGGACTGCCTCATCTTCCTTTTGAATTTCTGGATCAGATTGACTGAAGAAATGCAAGAATTTGCTTCCAGTGAGATTTCAGTAGAAAATACCAGGTTCCACCCAAATTGCTTAGTGAGTTGTTTAAAGGTTCTCATGAGGTTGGTGATGGAGGACTCTGTTTCTCCTAGTCAGGGCTGGAGCACCATTATTGGGTATGTCAACCATGGTTTAATTGGTGACCTTTCTGctgttattttcattttctgcAGAGCCATGATATTTTCTGGTTGTGGTTTTGGAGCCATATCAGATGTATTTGTTGAAGCACTACAACATCATGCAACCACTCCAAATGCACCTGCTGACACCGAGTTTCAGGATCTTCCCCATCTCTATTTAAACGTACTAGAACCAATTTTACAAGATTTGGCTAGTGGACCTCAGGAACACCAAAAATTGTATCTGTTGGTGTCGTCATTGAGTAATTTGGAAGGTGATTCGGAGAAGTTGAAGAAAGTCAGGTGTGCAGTTTGGGAAAGAATTGCCAGTTTCTCTGAAGATTTGCAGCTTGCTAGTCATGTTCGAGTTTATGCCCTAGAGCTTATGCAATTTATCACAGGTACTACTATGAAGGGTTTATCTTCTGAGCTGCAGCTAAATGTTCACCCATGGGTAGGGTGGGATGATTCACTCTGTGGAAGTAACAAGACTCAAAGTACTTCCAATGAAGGGTTGCCTGAGCAAACAGATACTTCCAGCAGGTTTACAAGTACTTTAGTTGCACTCAAATCATCTCAGCTTATGGCAGCCATCTCTCCTGGCATTGAAATTACCTCTGATGACCTCTTGAATGTTGAAACAGCAGTTTCTTGCTTCTTGAAATTGTGTGAAGTTGCCAATGCAGCTCCTCATTTCAATGTTTTGGTAGCCATTTTGGAAGAGTGGGAAGGGCTTTTTGTGATTAAGACAGAAGAGGTAGCGTCTGCAGTATTTTCTGATGCAGAAAATATCTGGAGCAATGATGATTGGGATGAGGGATGGGAGAGCTTTCAGGAAGTAGAACCTTcggagaaagaaaagaaagaagactTACTTTTGGTTCATCCCTTACATGAGTGTTGGATAGAGATTTTAAGGAGCCTTGTTAAAGCATCTCAATTTAGAGATGTGTTAAAACTGATTGACCAGTCCACTACAAAATCTGGTGGAGTATTGCTTGATGAAGGTGGCGCAAGGAGCTTGAATGACAGTGTACTTGGAGTGGATTGTTTCGTGGCTTTAAAGATGATGCTTTTACTGCCTTACAAAGGTTTGCAGTTGGAGTCTCTGAGTGCACTTGAAAACAAGTTGAAACAAAAAGGTACCTCTAACATGATTGGCAGTGACCATGAGTTCTTAATGCTAGTCCTGTCCTCGGGGGTTCTATCAACTGTTATCAACAAATCTTCCTATGTCACTGTTTTCTCTTATTCCTGCTATTTAGTGGGCAACTTCTCTCGCCAGTTCCAAGAAGCCCAATTGTCAAAGcttggaaagaaaagaagcaatGAACGTGGAAACAACGAGGGAGACACCTTATTTCTATTCGCAAGAATCTTGTTCCCCATGTTCATATCAGAGCTTGTCAAGTCAGAGCAGCAGGTGCTAGCAGGATTTCTTGTTACAAAATTCATGCACACAAATGTTTCACTTGGCCTCATCAACATTGCAGAGGCCAGTCTTAGAAGATACTTGGCAAGGCAACTCCACGTATTAGAACACGACAAATTTGCCCCTGAGGAAATGGGTTCTTGTGAAACGTTAAAGTACACAGTTTCAAGCTTGAGAGGCAAGTTGGGGAATTCGCTTCAATCTGCCTTGTCATTACTTCCTAGGAATGAAAGCAATAGATGA
- the LOC18605823 gene encoding uncharacterized protein LOC18605823 produces the protein MERLPGDICLKIFCFLDHQNLATAQQVCRKWKVLASDNLLWSELFGQRWGIDQAAFYAPNPIDSRSWKDVYETQDRCDRVGIGLKIIREGGDYFLVHQGEIQRHLGSRRKRKGVKDGPSSSKTELRVEEAMKVEEPSRGILDKILFFLGDLEAASADAKRGMVLL, from the exons atggagAGATTGCCTGGTGATATCTGTCTCAAGATTTTCTGTTTCTTGGATCATCAGAATCTTGCAACTGCTCAACAAG TTTGCAGGAAGTGGAAGGTCTTGGCCTCGGACAACTTGCTGTGGTCTGAGCTATTCGGACAGAGATGGGGAATTGATCAAGCTGCGTTCTATGCCCCTAATCCTATAGATTCAAGATCATGGAAAGATGTGTACGAGACACAAGACCGATGTGATCGAGTTGGGAT AGGGCTGAAGATAATCAGAGAAGGTGGTGACTACTTTCTTGTACATCAAGGTGAAATCCAACGGCACTTGGGTTCAAGGAGAAAACGGAAAGGGGTGAAAGATGGTCCTTCGAGTTCAAAAACAGAGTTGAGGGTGGAAGAAGCTATGAAGGTGGAGGAACCCAGTCGAGGGATTCTTGACAAAATCCTGTTTTTCCTAGGGGACTTGGAAGCAGCTTCTGCAGATGCCAAACGTGGAATGGTGCTGCTGTGA